The proteins below are encoded in one region of Candidatus Thiodiazotropha sp. LNASS1:
- a CDS encoding TIGR01212 family radical SAM protein (This family includes YhcC from E. coli K-12, an uncharacterized radical SAM protein.), with product MTTLSEQASTFGQYLLQRYGERVHKIALDAAFTCPNRDGSKGSGGCTFCNNVSFSPNGRQPRPISEQLASGRRVILKRTGARKYLAYFQAYTNTYAEIEKLTALYDAALADEDVIGLSIGTRPDCLPDTVIDLLAGYQDQGKEVWLELGLQSAFDETLARVNRGHGFAEYQESVLRARNRGLKVCTHMIAGLPGETAYHATETLQRVLELGTDGLKLHPLHVVKGTQLANAWRRGEYRPLTLEAYVDIAADLVQQTPSNVVWHRLTGTASETILLAPLWCARKWLVLNAITTELQRRRTTCRQVA from the coding sequence ATGACAACTCTTTCGGAGCAAGCATCCACATTCGGACAATACCTGTTGCAGCGCTATGGCGAACGTGTACACAAAATTGCTCTTGACGCTGCATTTACATGTCCCAACAGGGACGGCAGCAAGGGTAGCGGTGGATGCACCTTTTGCAATAATGTCTCGTTCAGTCCCAATGGGCGCCAGCCCAGGCCTATCAGTGAGCAACTGGCATCGGGCCGGCGCGTGATATTAAAACGAACCGGTGCCCGCAAGTATCTGGCCTATTTTCAGGCCTATACCAATACCTATGCTGAAATCGAAAAACTGACCGCACTTTATGACGCGGCTTTGGCGGATGAAGATGTCATCGGCCTCTCCATCGGTACCCGACCGGACTGCCTGCCTGATACGGTTATCGATCTGCTTGCCGGTTATCAGGACCAGGGAAAAGAGGTATGGCTGGAACTCGGTCTGCAGTCGGCATTTGACGAAACGCTCGCCAGGGTTAACCGTGGACACGGTTTTGCCGAGTATCAAGAAAGCGTATTACGCGCGCGAAACCGAGGTCTCAAAGTCTGCACCCACATGATCGCGGGACTGCCCGGAGAGACGGCCTACCATGCTACGGAAACATTGCAAAGGGTGCTGGAGCTGGGTACAGACGGCCTGAAACTCCACCCTTTGCATGTAGTAAAGGGGACTCAGCTGGCCAATGCCTGGCGTCGGGGTGAATATCGACCGCTCACCCTGGAGGCCTATGTTGATATTGCGGCCGATCTGGTGCAACAGACACCCTCGAATGTGGTCTGGCACCGTCTTACCGGCACCGCTTCGGAGACAATTCTGCTGGCTCCTCTCTGGTGTGCCAGAAAATGGCTTGTGCTGAACGCTATCACGACTGAACTGCAACGGCGACGCACGACGTGTCGACAGGTTGCCTGA
- a CDS encoding peptidase U32 family protein — protein MELVCPAGNLPSLKAAVDNGADAVYFGLRNDTNARHFPGLNFNEKRAREGIAYAKDRGKRVFMAINTYPRPDGWERWRQAVDSAASLSVDALICADIGVLDYASRQWPELNLHLSVQASSTNYEALAFYHESFGIKRAVLPRVLSLSQVRQVVENTPVEIEIFGFGSLCVMVEGRCILSSYVTGESPNTHGACSPAQFVEYRETPQGLESRLGGLLTDRYGKHETAGYPTICKGRFAVGDNTFYAIEEPTSLNTLALLPELYRAGIKAIKIEGRQRTPAYVGQVTKVWREAIDNCLHNPDKFQATSDWNSILDQVSEGTSTTLGPYYRPWQ, from the coding sequence ATGGAACTTGTCTGTCCCGCAGGTAATCTGCCATCGCTTAAGGCTGCCGTTGACAATGGCGCTGACGCAGTCTACTTCGGACTGCGCAATGACACCAATGCGCGCCATTTTCCCGGATTGAATTTCAATGAAAAGCGCGCCCGGGAAGGTATTGCTTATGCAAAAGACCGTGGCAAACGCGTCTTCATGGCAATCAACACCTATCCACGCCCGGATGGCTGGGAGCGTTGGCGTCAAGCCGTGGACAGCGCCGCTTCGCTTTCGGTTGACGCCCTTATCTGCGCCGATATAGGTGTACTCGACTACGCCAGCCGGCAATGGCCGGAGCTCAATCTGCATCTCTCTGTTCAGGCTTCGAGCACCAACTATGAGGCGCTCGCCTTTTATCACGAATCATTTGGGATCAAACGCGCGGTGCTGCCCCGCGTTTTGTCACTCAGCCAGGTCAGGCAGGTGGTGGAAAACACTCCGGTCGAGATAGAAATATTTGGCTTCGGCAGTCTCTGTGTAATGGTGGAAGGACGCTGTATCCTCTCCTCCTATGTCACCGGTGAATCCCCGAATACCCACGGCGCCTGCTCACCCGCCCAGTTCGTTGAATACCGGGAAACCCCCCAGGGACTGGAATCGCGCTTGGGCGGCCTGTTGACAGATCGTTACGGGAAACATGAAACAGCCGGCTACCCAACGATCTGCAAGGGGCGGTTTGCGGTGGGCGACAATACCTTCTACGCCATCGAAGAACCTACCTCATTGAATACATTGGCACTGCTTCCAGAGCTGTATCGAGCCGGCATCAAGGCAATCAAGATCGAAGGCCGTCAACGCACTCCCGCGTATGTGGGCCAGGTCACCAAGGTTTGGCGCGAGGCGATAGACAACTGCCTGCACAATCCCGACAAGTTCCAAGCGACCTCAGATTGGAACAGTATTCTGGATCAGGTCTCAGAGGGGACCAGCACCACATTGGGCCCTTACTACCGACCTTGGCAATAA
- a CDS encoding U32 family peptidase produces the protein MNTVPKLSLGPVLYYWSRDKLFDFYAQAADMPVDIIYLGETVCSKRRSLRTSDWLDLAANLSRQCNKEIVLSSLALIEAESELKTLRRLCDNGSFVIEANDIGAIHIMSKKGLPFVTGPSVNIYNSATLSLLASKGLKRWVLPIELSNQTLQQIQAKRPDGIETEVFSYGRMPLTLSARCFTARSHNLPKDDCQYKCIDYPDGRLLSTQEKEPFLALNGIQTVSAKTCNLLDEIPLLKQLRVDVLRISPQSTFTANIVDAFHKALHHEEVMDLSRFIPLGACNGYWHGTSGQKEFNSPD, from the coding sequence ATGAATACAGTACCTAAACTCTCTCTCGGCCCGGTACTTTACTATTGGTCACGGGATAAACTATTTGATTTCTATGCTCAAGCGGCAGATATGCCTGTGGATATCATCTATCTGGGTGAGACTGTCTGCTCTAAAAGACGCAGTCTTCGTACCAGTGACTGGCTTGATCTGGCCGCTAACCTGAGCCGGCAATGCAACAAGGAGATCGTGCTCTCATCGCTTGCCTTGATTGAGGCTGAATCAGAACTCAAGACGCTCAGGCGATTATGTGACAACGGAAGCTTCGTGATTGAGGCCAACGATATCGGCGCTATCCATATCATGAGTAAAAAGGGACTTCCCTTTGTGACCGGCCCCAGTGTCAATATATATAATTCGGCAACACTCAGTCTGTTGGCATCGAAAGGGCTGAAACGCTGGGTTCTTCCGATAGAACTCTCAAATCAGACACTGCAACAGATTCAAGCGAAACGACCGGATGGAATCGAAACTGAGGTCTTCTCCTATGGACGCATGCCATTGACCCTTTCGGCCAGATGTTTCACCGCACGCTCCCACAATCTTCCCAAAGATGACTGTCAATACAAATGTATCGATTATCCTGATGGGCGGTTGCTTTCCACCCAGGAAAAAGAACCTTTTCTGGCCCTCAACGGCATCCAGACCGTATCCGCGAAAACCTGTAATCTGCTTGACGAGATACCCTTACTCAAACAATTGCGGGTCGATGTATTAAGAATCAGCCCTCAATCCACATTTACAGCCAACATCGTGGATGCTTTCCATAAAGCCCTGCACCATGAAGAGGTGATGGATCTCAGTAGATTTATACCGCTTGGTGCATGTAACGGTTATTGGCATGGAACAAGCGGACAAAAAGAATTTAATTCCCCTGATTGA
- a CDS encoding TonB-dependent receptor plug domain-containing protein, translating into MNRHILAGLLLVVFSNPSDSNDDTLAFTESYFYDDLPIVLSASRLSQAQSDTPTAMTVIDKKMIQASAALNLPDLLRLVPGFTVGFFSGTSATVTYHGHADEYARDMQVLIDGRSIYDPLFGGIPWTEIYLSLDEILRIEVIRGPNAAAYGSNSYAGVINIVTEHPADLPGTMLSATTGYERTRYVEAAFADSVGKLDYRISTSYKEGEGFDNRDDSSRAKWLKFDSDYNIDIDNSIRTTVGVAYGNYDEGLPSLLQQERELDNQYNYQFIEWSRVLSEKNKISLQFYHNYYSVDDLKATPSLSEQIESLDDLQGFDESVRADLFAATLSGGLYDFDAFLNALNLTDSPMLFSYIGLKSHRYDLEFEHTSEPVKDLRIAWGIGARHDRGESFWLLQEDDPISRDLYRLFLNAEWYATPTTVINAGAMLEKFEGKDHVFSPRLGVNYHLSNSSTIRISGSRAFRMPTIYEDNAHLSLYLGSREDEFNTWIISTEKLDPQQIERVEVGYFGNFTDYGINFDVCLFHEKYSSIIDQYIHFDITDPDRGITDPIALEVLNQLNRLYQRGAFTYTNFGEVEINGIEFEIDFRPTNRDLIFMGFSYLDISGNELKRIKDGIASFRENAEEKIPKRTFSLIASHSFDDGFTASGAYYFTDEMEWPGEGDAVPNFSRLDLKLNKHFNISGHSIDVSLILQNLHNENLDFYHNDRIDADNVWERRIYLQGKASF; encoded by the coding sequence ATGAATCGACACATCCTGGCTGGGTTGTTACTAGTCGTATTTTCCAACCCTTCCGATAGCAATGACGACACCCTGGCTTTCACAGAAAGCTATTTTTATGATGATCTGCCGATCGTGCTTTCTGCATCGAGGCTTTCCCAGGCACAATCCGATACACCCACGGCCATGACAGTCATTGACAAAAAAATGATCCAAGCCAGCGCCGCGTTGAACCTGCCGGATCTTCTCAGACTGGTACCTGGTTTCACAGTTGGCTTCTTTTCCGGCACCAGTGCCACGGTTACCTATCATGGTCATGCGGATGAATATGCCAGAGACATGCAGGTCCTGATAGACGGAAGGTCGATATATGATCCATTGTTCGGAGGTATTCCATGGACAGAAATCTATCTGAGCCTGGATGAAATATTGCGCATCGAAGTGATTCGCGGGCCGAATGCCGCCGCATATGGATCCAACTCTTATGCCGGTGTGATTAATATTGTAACGGAGCACCCGGCTGATCTTCCCGGTACCATGCTTTCGGCAACAACCGGTTATGAAAGAACCCGTTATGTCGAAGCGGCCTTTGCCGACAGTGTCGGTAAACTGGATTACCGGATATCGACAAGCTACAAAGAGGGGGAAGGATTCGACAACCGCGACGACTCATCACGGGCAAAATGGCTGAAATTCGACAGTGACTATAACATCGATATCGATAACTCTATTCGTACCACTGTAGGCGTAGCATACGGTAATTACGATGAAGGGTTGCCAAGCCTGCTACAGCAGGAAAGGGAACTCGATAACCAGTATAACTATCAGTTTATCGAATGGAGTCGGGTATTATCTGAAAAAAACAAAATCAGCCTGCAATTTTATCACAACTACTACTCTGTCGATGACCTGAAAGCGACACCATCCCTGTCCGAACAAATAGAATCCCTCGATGATCTGCAGGGGTTTGACGAATCTGTAAGAGCGGATCTCTTTGCGGCCACGTTATCTGGCGGCCTGTATGATTTCGATGCCTTTTTGAACGCTTTGAACCTGACCGACTCGCCAATGCTGTTTTCATATATCGGTCTGAAATCTCACCGCTATGATCTGGAATTTGAGCATACTTCCGAACCGGTAAAGGATCTGCGCATTGCCTGGGGAATTGGTGCCAGACACGATCGTGGTGAAAGCTTTTGGCTGCTTCAGGAGGACGATCCTATCTCCAGAGACCTCTATAGGCTGTTCCTCAATGCTGAATGGTATGCCACCCCAACCACGGTTATCAATGCCGGAGCAATGCTCGAGAAGTTTGAGGGTAAAGATCATGTTTTTTCTCCAAGACTCGGGGTTAACTATCACCTGTCGAATTCAAGTACTATAAGAATAAGTGGCTCTAGGGCGTTCCGTATGCCGACTATCTATGAGGACAATGCCCACCTATCTTTGTATCTTGGTTCACGAGAGGATGAGTTCAATACCTGGATAATAAGCACGGAAAAACTTGATCCTCAACAGATAGAACGTGTTGAAGTCGGGTATTTCGGAAACTTTACAGATTATGGCATCAACTTTGACGTATGCCTGTTCCATGAAAAGTATTCCAGTATCATCGACCAATACATTCACTTTGACATCACCGATCCCGACCGGGGCATTACAGACCCAATCGCACTCGAGGTGCTGAATCAACTGAACAGATTGTATCAGCGGGGCGCATTTACCTATACCAACTTCGGGGAAGTGGAAATCAACGGAATCGAATTTGAAATCGACTTCCGCCCCACAAACAGGGATCTGATCTTCATGGGATTCAGTTATCTCGACATCAGCGGAAACGAACTGAAACGGATCAAAGACGGTATTGCAAGTTTTCGTGAAAATGCCGAGGAAAAGATCCCCAAAAGAACATTCAGCCTGATTGCCAGCCACAGTTTTGATGATGGTTTCACTGCAAGCGGCGCCTACTACTTTACTGACGAAATGGAGTGGCCTGGCGAGGGGGACGCTGTACCCAATTTCAGCCGTCTTGATCTGAAGCTGAACAAGCATTTCAACATTTCAGGACACAGCATCGACGTCTCTCTGATCCTGCAGAACCTGCATAATGAAAATTTGGACTTTTATCATAATGACCGTATCGATGCTGATAACGTATGGGAAAGACGCATCTACCTACAAGGAAAGGCTTCTTTCTAG
- a CDS encoding ABC transporter substrate-binding protein, whose protein sequence is MPLPDSNKSAVYPSLGDTIRSGAPAPESDSVHCAVCIKEYSYLILILVITMFAMAVTAHEKESNILILLSGNDDVYLDVATTITNSTIKLCRNRQLMCQDANFEISQISTLDNKLDHNDRVIVTLGLKAAAYARQHLNEHIVFSALIPKDSKIHSDDGSDTPDHYYLYLDQPQHRSMLLINALSDGFRNVGVVISSNDETAEKALIRSASELGLNLSLEKIDDANQIGTSLNRLLYNVDILLAVPDTKIHNKSTVSNILISAYRKRIPLIGFSSAYVKAGALAAVYSSPEDVAFHVRDNIAKIYLGEKINNREQYAEYFSILFNSEVARSLDFPTKSVNELEETMINRLIDYHD, encoded by the coding sequence ATGCCACTACCTGACAGCAATAAATCAGCTGTTTACCCCTCACTAGGTGATACCATCCGTAGTGGCGCACCTGCTCCGGAAAGTGATTCCGTGCATTGCGCGGTCTGTATCAAAGAGTATTCCTATCTTATCCTCATCCTGGTTATCACCATGTTCGCAATGGCTGTTACCGCGCATGAAAAAGAGAGTAATATTCTGATCCTGCTGAGCGGTAACGATGATGTTTACCTTGATGTGGCTACAACAATCACCAATTCCACGATAAAGCTGTGCAGGAACCGGCAGCTTATGTGCCAGGATGCAAATTTTGAAATAAGCCAGATTTCCACTCTTGACAACAAGCTTGATCATAACGACAGGGTGATAGTAACTCTGGGACTCAAAGCTGCTGCTTACGCCAGGCAACACCTTAATGAACATATCGTATTTTCCGCGCTAATTCCGAAAGACAGTAAAATTCATTCTGACGATGGCAGTGACACTCCTGATCATTACTACTTATATCTGGATCAACCGCAGCACAGAAGCATGCTTTTAATCAATGCTCTGTCCGATGGCTTTAGAAACGTAGGGGTTGTAATCAGCAGTAATGATGAAACTGCAGAAAAAGCACTTATTCGGTCTGCATCGGAACTGGGACTGAATCTCAGTCTGGAGAAGATAGATGATGCCAATCAAATCGGTACTTCTCTCAACCGTTTGCTTTACAATGTCGACATCCTGCTGGCTGTCCCTGACACAAAAATACATAACAAATCCACTGTCTCCAACATTCTGATTTCCGCCTATAGAAAGCGTATTCCATTAATTGGGTTTTCATCTGCCTATGTCAAGGCCGGTGCGTTGGCTGCAGTCTATTCTTCACCTGAGGATGTCGCCTTTCATGTCAGGGACAATATCGCAAAAATATATTTGGGAGAAAAAATCAATAATCGGGAACAGTACGCAGAGTATTTTTCCATACTTTTTAATTCTGAAGTGGCAAGATCATTGGATTTTCCAACAAAATCTGTCAATGAACTTGAAGAGACAATGATCAATAGATTAATTGACTATCATGATTAA
- a CDS encoding ATP-binding protein has translation MRDGELTARVPEVSKGEIRSLEEGFNAMTSQIQRSHETMQQQIDQATSELTETMEALEIQNVELDLAKKRALSASKAKSEFLANMSHEIRTPMNGVLGFTNLLLKTDLSRQQRDLVNTISKSASNLLDIINEILDYSKLEYGKLEPETTPFQVHECFEEPTVLLSPSAHDKGLELILLVYSDVPNTLIGDETRIRQILVNLISNAIKFTHQGDVIIRVMIDDESENKCILKFSVTDTGIGIEKKTQETLFESFQQADSSTSRVYGGTGLGLSICKKLAQSMNGDIELISNPGKGSNFVVTIPLEKPILSQVQPHTHFISGKQALICDNHKLSFLAIKHILESFDITTTVGEFPVVPDDRYDVIVMGFENSEIQSGYAESEIRRLRAICSNPFLVLLSASERVIIEKFQSISDDFYLSKPFSIGKLADTLDRIISGSLRSTKSVAEQNIHLSNPSLENYNILVVDDNDINLKLISTLMRNNGANVTEASDGLSAISETLLRNFDLILMDIHMPKMKGTKAAEVIRHNEADTRHTPIIALTADVVPATRNQIKESGMDGYLLKPIDERQMWSVIKNIFNQNKQHEYYESQTDNENIAFDENELVVIDKRKILDITGGDQALAKEMFSQLCSELPQQLEDIEKYIHKQDWTNLKEITHKMRGSTSSCGVPALDFSVQKLEHATASKQAAQLMEEYRSVEYEVNRLLQARETNDVV, from the coding sequence ATGAGGGATGGTGAACTGACTGCCCGCGTTCCTGAGGTATCGAAGGGTGAGATACGAAGCCTGGAAGAGGGCTTTAACGCCATGACCAGCCAGATACAAAGGTCACATGAAACGATGCAACAACAGATTGACCAGGCAACCTCGGAACTCACTGAAACCATGGAAGCACTGGAGATTCAAAATGTAGAACTCGATCTGGCAAAGAAGCGGGCATTGTCGGCCAGCAAGGCCAAATCTGAATTCCTTGCCAATATGAGCCATGAGATTCGAACTCCAATGAATGGTGTTCTTGGATTTACCAATTTACTGCTTAAGACAGATCTTTCAAGGCAGCAGCGCGACCTTGTCAATACAATCTCCAAGTCAGCCAGCAATCTCCTGGATATTATTAATGAGATACTCGATTACTCTAAACTTGAATATGGAAAACTCGAACCTGAAACCACACCATTTCAAGTACATGAGTGCTTTGAGGAGCCTACTGTATTACTATCACCATCCGCCCATGACAAAGGGCTTGAGCTGATTTTGCTCGTCTACTCTGATGTCCCCAACACACTCATTGGCGATGAGACGCGGATCCGACAAATATTAGTGAATTTGATAAGCAACGCCATCAAGTTTACCCATCAGGGAGATGTCATTATACGGGTGATGATCGATGATGAGTCCGAAAACAAATGCATACTGAAGTTCTCCGTTACTGATACCGGTATCGGGATAGAGAAGAAAACCCAGGAGACTCTGTTCGAATCATTTCAGCAGGCTGATTCATCGACCAGCAGAGTTTACGGAGGAACCGGCCTTGGATTAAGTATATGCAAAAAACTCGCACAATCGATGAACGGTGATATCGAGCTTATCAGCAATCCTGGGAAGGGCTCCAACTTTGTCGTAACCATACCTCTTGAAAAACCCATACTGAGTCAAGTACAGCCACATACTCACTTCATCAGCGGTAAACAGGCGCTGATATGCGATAACCACAAATTGTCATTCTTAGCCATAAAACACATCCTGGAGTCTTTTGATATTACAACCACAGTGGGTGAGTTTCCCGTGGTGCCAGACGACCGATACGACGTGATAGTAATGGGTTTCGAGAACAGTGAAATCCAATCCGGATATGCCGAAAGTGAAATTCGCCGGTTGCGCGCCATCTGCAGCAACCCGTTTCTGGTACTTTTGAGTGCATCCGAAAGAGTCATTATCGAGAAATTTCAGTCGATCAGCGATGACTTCTATCTGTCCAAGCCTTTCAGTATTGGAAAACTGGCAGACACCCTGGACAGGATCATTTCCGGTTCTCTACGCAGTACAAAATCTGTCGCAGAACAGAATATCCACCTATCCAATCCGAGTCTGGAGAATTACAATATACTTGTCGTCGATGATAATGATATCAATCTCAAACTTATCAGCACCCTCATGCGCAACAATGGCGCCAATGTCACGGAAGCCAGCGATGGTTTAAGCGCGATTTCAGAGACTCTGCTCAGGAACTTCGACCTGATTTTGATGGATATTCATATGCCGAAAATGAAGGGCACGAAAGCCGCAGAAGTTATTCGACATAATGAAGCAGACACTAGACATACACCGATCATTGCATTGACAGCTGATGTCGTTCCTGCCACCAGAAATCAAATAAAGGAATCCGGGATGGATGGCTATCTGCTAAAACCAATCGATGAACGACAGATGTGGTCTGTAATTAAGAATATTTTCAATCAAAACAAACAACATGAATATTATGAATCACAGACTGACAATGAGAATATTGCGTTTGACGAAAACGAGCTTGTTGTCATAGACAAGAGGAAAATTCTCGATATCACAGGCGGCGACCAGGCTCTGGCAAAGGAAATGTTCAGTCAGCTCTGCAGTGAATTGCCGCAACAACTTGAAGACATAGAAAAATATATCCACAAGCAGGACTGGACAAATTTGAAGGAGATTACCCATAAGATGCGCGGCTCAACATCGTCATGCGGTGTACCTGCGCTCGACTTTTCAGTACAAAAACTTGAACATGCAACCGCATCAAAGCAGGCAGCGCAGTTAATGGAAGAGTACAGATCAGTGGAATATGAGGTAAATCGACTGCTGCAAGCTCGGGAAACCAATGATGTCGTCTAG
- the murI gene encoding glutamate racemase: MMSSSLPIGIFDSGIGGLSVLQHIRDLLPSEDLIYVSDRDNLPYGSKESRFILERSKYIVEFLIEQKVKAIVIACNTATAVAVSHLRNSYPLPIIGMEPGVKPATANSQNGVIGVLATEGTLVSGKFQSLVQRHANGTDIFYCPCHGWVEAIENNGATHGKTVDLVEQSLIPVLEKGVDTLVLGCTHYPFVKDTIEKVAGSSVTIIDTGRAVARQLQRRLSDEEILSSNPDTGQQRYWCSGSPEKTQKLIATLQGQPCIVNRLPLPD; encoded by the coding sequence ATGATGTCGTCTAGCCTGCCTATCGGTATTTTTGACTCCGGCATTGGTGGGCTCTCGGTGTTGCAGCACATACGCGACCTGTTGCCGAGTGAAGATCTCATCTATGTGTCAGACAGGGATAATCTCCCCTATGGCAGCAAGGAAAGTCGATTCATACTCGAACGCAGCAAGTACATCGTAGAGTTTCTGATTGAGCAAAAAGTTAAGGCGATCGTCATTGCCTGCAATACCGCTACTGCCGTTGCCGTTTCGCATTTACGAAACAGCTATCCACTCCCAATCATAGGCATGGAACCAGGAGTCAAGCCAGCGACAGCAAACAGCCAGAACGGTGTGATCGGTGTACTCGCTACAGAGGGAACACTGGTGAGTGGCAAATTTCAGAGCCTTGTCCAGCGGCATGCGAATGGTACCGATATATTCTATTGTCCCTGCCATGGATGGGTAGAGGCAATAGAAAATAACGGTGCAACTCACGGCAAAACCGTCGATCTTGTAGAACAGTCACTGATACCTGTCCTCGAAAAAGGTGTCGATACCCTGGTGTTAGGCTGCACACACTACCCCTTCGTGAAAGACACCATTGAAAAGGTGGCGGGTTCCTCGGTCACTATTATCGATACCGGCCGTGCGGTTGCTCGGCAGTTGCAACGCAGGTTGTCTGATGAAGAGATCCTCTCATCCAATCCGGATACGGGCCAACAGCGTTATTGGTGCAGCGGCTCACCTGAGAAGACCCAGAAGCTGATTGCAACACTCCAAGGCCAGCCCTGTATCGTCAATCGCTTGCCCCTGCCGGACTGA
- a CDS encoding SCP2 domain-containing protein, with product MHAVKQRPKMPKPLSLPLRLIPKKAHGVILSSVLNRLFRNELLEGELDFLLGRVVQIKVSDLGLAYNLTLTNGVISEAGGRSADLSITGSVYDYLLLISGKEDPDTLFFQRHLVMDGDTGLGVHLKNMLSAIELEQLPLPADIRPYIERFIRVYENLPYMSARS from the coding sequence ATGCATGCAGTCAAGCAACGCCCTAAAATGCCCAAGCCGCTATCCTTGCCGCTGCGGCTGATACCCAAAAAGGCCCATGGTGTTATTCTGAGCTCAGTTTTGAACAGACTGTTTCGTAACGAGCTTCTGGAAGGGGAGTTGGATTTTCTGCTGGGGCGGGTTGTGCAGATCAAGGTGAGTGATCTTGGTCTTGCTTACAATCTGACGTTGACCAATGGCGTGATTTCGGAAGCCGGCGGTAGGAGTGCGGATCTGAGCATAACCGGGTCCGTATACGATTATCTGTTGTTGATCAGTGGCAAAGAGGATCCGGATACCCTGTTTTTCCAAAGGCATCTCGTCATGGATGGCGACACAGGACTGGGTGTTCATTTGAAGAACATGCTGTCAGCCATTGAACTCGAGCAGTTACCGTTGCCAGCCGATATCCGTCCCTATATAGAACGATTTATCCGGGTTTACGAGAATCTGCCCTATATGTCTGCCCGCTCATAA